The Thermococcus sp. 21S9 DNA window AAGCAGAAAAAAGAGCTAGAGCTAAAGCAGAGTGGATTTTGAGAAAAGCACAAACACAAGCTGAAATAGAAAAGCAGAGGATTGTAGCAAATGCTAAGCTCGAAATTAGAAAGAAAAGGCTGGCTCTTCAAGAGGAGTTGATAAACGAAGTTCTTAAGAGATCGGAAGA harbors:
- a CDS encoding V-type ATP synthase subunit E family protein; its protein translation is MEGAKLIIEEINREAEQKIRYILSEAEKQAEEIKAEAEKRARAKAEWILRKAQTQAEIEKQRIVANAKLEIRKKRLALQEELINEVLKRSE